A single genomic interval of Blastopirellula marina harbors:
- a CDS encoding DUF6493 family protein — translation MIDALETAILSGDRQQVVQVLASASEEERAAALRPVMIRWLALNQTLNASQYCDFNLNSDDPEVVTKRGEFEAKKVFDRNPRQGDSASGLVQLTWFGLTDLKHCTQEPYILRFEKECAQILADRSPPWLDQWIKEVERTKAPYKITPVPTTYWVALYEQGFLKQLDRRFVGREDHRLGLTPAYAENREATERIFRELPQVLEQVYDVPGDSEEWMRREEWEPIIDWLVEENLLDRKRIVTNALNAMLSTPFRRAHRQHCFYFVNAAIRPSNAESIAVLAACQPQWFTLLADAQAATSSWALEQLLLLEKNDKLDDANAVLELPQIFHHKSKPLAKKAVSFLGRLARKVPFRNDAVRGLTFALTHPAREVQEAASQLLGNLLGDCDTETIEAIRRQQETIPPTLQKQLEEILPVAPVSAIASSATTCAAAKKSSLGLGDRAARIRALPPAVAQRFRLNEALAALESGKLAEPGTWRMTHVRVLDQYPRLAPIESLEELVRITSAAVETYDDPDLADRIVEAITRLRDDRPAHFSALTASLRDRVCQGNTLRPKQGITGNYACQALGRLIAAWLGGRLKLSFNATRDSSDVTSSTEFPLAQLWWAISERLASNTAYPLLSAATHHGGWIDPRVWVQRLETLEGDQADILEQDLCRSMLRLAPDRRDEAWQLVVKDTCQVSSRMTKLASFVLEPGKSLAAYHADDTWPLTVWIAAIRARDPWMDMADVLSSEQIAEVPTELWKLPDAWRPANYHWQAIPVTRGGTRANRIESSPVRTEDRDSRETELTRLSEVHGDLQARIREQSTDIKEASRAFREVVQAEKEFFHQHGFLTAQLNYVRYAAAPSHFYASQAGEWPMKLDWYWSAATIALARHISCNGKPEEAYSQFLLPLLEVDRCVTPMAARALWIATANKDSGNQAIAIEVWLELIASDRCETQTLIDAWEDVLAGGWMNLNHLSEVLQQVAATSTLAAWRIAHLLAEFLVRQAKFPRDVDQVLIALNECHEKLGLAVTDTLHEKLSAIKSGKAKQSVQTLMARENQPSVDQADALLQVLDARLARAERNIL, via the coding sequence ATGATCGATGCGTTAGAAACAGCCATCCTCAGCGGCGATCGACAACAAGTCGTCCAGGTTCTCGCCTCAGCCAGTGAAGAGGAGCGAGCCGCGGCGTTGCGTCCGGTCATGATACGCTGGTTGGCCCTCAACCAAACCTTGAACGCTTCGCAATACTGCGACTTCAATTTGAACTCCGATGATCCGGAAGTTGTGACGAAACGAGGCGAATTCGAGGCTAAGAAAGTCTTCGATCGCAATCCTCGTCAAGGCGATTCGGCCAGCGGCTTGGTACAACTCACTTGGTTCGGTCTGACCGATCTGAAACACTGTACGCAGGAGCCGTACATTCTTCGCTTTGAAAAGGAGTGTGCCCAGATCTTGGCCGACCGCAGTCCTCCGTGGCTCGACCAATGGATCAAGGAAGTCGAACGGACGAAGGCACCTTACAAGATTACGCCTGTTCCGACGACCTATTGGGTCGCGCTGTACGAACAAGGCTTCCTCAAACAACTCGATCGACGATTTGTCGGACGCGAAGATCATCGGTTGGGCCTGACGCCTGCCTACGCCGAGAACCGTGAGGCAACCGAGCGCATCTTTCGTGAGCTACCTCAAGTCTTGGAGCAAGTTTACGACGTACCTGGCGACTCGGAAGAATGGATGCGGCGTGAGGAATGGGAGCCGATTATCGATTGGCTCGTCGAAGAGAATTTGCTGGATCGAAAACGGATCGTCACCAACGCTTTGAATGCCATGCTCTCCACCCCATTTCGCAGAGCACATCGGCAACACTGCTTCTATTTCGTCAACGCCGCGATCCGTCCTTCCAACGCGGAAAGCATTGCGGTCCTTGCTGCTTGTCAGCCTCAGTGGTTTACCTTGCTGGCCGACGCGCAAGCAGCCACATCGAGCTGGGCGCTCGAACAACTTCTCCTACTGGAAAAGAATGACAAACTCGATGACGCCAATGCCGTCCTGGAATTACCCCAGATCTTCCACCATAAGTCCAAGCCGTTAGCCAAGAAGGCGGTCTCCTTCCTGGGGCGTCTTGCCAGGAAAGTACCGTTTAGGAACGACGCAGTCCGCGGGCTTACCTTCGCCTTGACGCATCCTGCCCGCGAAGTCCAAGAGGCCGCGAGCCAACTCTTGGGGAATCTGCTCGGTGACTGCGATACCGAAACGATCGAAGCGATCCGTCGACAGCAAGAAACGATTCCACCGACGCTGCAAAAACAATTGGAAGAAATACTTCCCGTGGCTCCCGTATCTGCAATCGCCTCGTCGGCGACTACCTGTGCGGCAGCAAAAAAGTCATCGCTTGGCCTGGGAGATCGTGCGGCACGTATCCGAGCCTTACCTCCAGCCGTTGCTCAGCGGTTCCGCCTCAATGAAGCTCTCGCGGCCCTGGAATCTGGAAAACTGGCCGAACCAGGTACGTGGCGGATGACGCACGTTCGCGTTCTGGATCAATATCCGCGGCTGGCACCGATTGAGTCACTTGAAGAATTGGTGCGAATTACCTCCGCCGCCGTTGAGACGTATGACGATCCAGACTTGGCAGATCGCATCGTCGAAGCAATCACACGTCTACGTGACGATCGACCGGCGCATTTCTCTGCGTTAACAGCCTCCCTACGTGATCGCGTTTGCCAGGGAAACACCCTCCGGCCCAAACAAGGCATCACCGGAAACTACGCCTGCCAGGCACTCGGACGTCTGATTGCGGCTTGGTTAGGGGGAAGACTGAAGCTGAGCTTTAACGCCACGCGAGATTCGTCCGACGTCACTTCCAGCACCGAGTTCCCTTTGGCTCAGTTATGGTGGGCAATATCCGAGCGACTGGCGTCCAATACCGCCTATCCGCTTCTCTCAGCGGCGACGCACCATGGTGGCTGGATCGATCCACGTGTTTGGGTGCAACGTCTGGAAACGCTCGAAGGCGATCAAGCCGACATTCTGGAACAAGACCTATGCCGAAGTATGCTGCGTCTGGCACCTGACCGCCGAGACGAAGCATGGCAGTTGGTCGTCAAAGATACGTGCCAAGTTTCATCACGAATGACAAAGTTGGCCAGCTTCGTGCTGGAGCCAGGCAAGTCTTTGGCGGCTTATCATGCGGATGACACTTGGCCGTTGACCGTTTGGATAGCAGCAATTCGTGCCCGTGATCCGTGGATGGACATGGCCGACGTTCTTTCTTCCGAGCAAATTGCGGAAGTTCCCACCGAACTTTGGAAACTGCCTGACGCCTGGCGACCGGCGAACTACCACTGGCAGGCTATTCCCGTGACAAGAGGTGGTACGAGAGCCAACCGTATTGAAAGCAGCCCCGTTCGCACGGAGGATCGCGATTCCCGCGAAACCGAACTGACGCGACTCTCCGAAGTTCATGGCGACCTCCAAGCGCGTATCCGCGAACAATCGACCGACATTAAGGAAGCGTCGCGTGCGTTTCGAGAAGTCGTTCAAGCAGAGAAAGAATTCTTTCATCAACATGGCTTCCTCACGGCGCAGCTGAACTACGTCCGTTACGCGGCGGCTCCTTCTCACTTCTACGCGTCCCAGGCCGGCGAGTGGCCAATGAAGCTCGATTGGTATTGGTCTGCCGCAACCATCGCTTTGGCTCGCCACATCTCCTGTAATGGAAAGCCGGAAGAAGCCTACTCGCAGTTTCTGCTTCCGCTGCTTGAGGTCGATCGCTGCGTCACACCGATGGCGGCTCGGGCTCTGTGGATCGCCACCGCCAACAAAGATTCTGGTAACCAGGCCATCGCCATCGAAGTTTGGCTCGAACTGATTGCCAGCGATCGCTGCGAAACCCAGACGTTGATCGATGCCTGGGAAGATGTGTTAGCCGGTGGCTGGATGAATCTCAACCACTTGTCCGAAGTGCTGCAGCAAGTGGCCGCCACCAGTACACTCGCTGCCTGGCGAATCGCGCACCTGCTAGCCGAATTCCTTGTGCGACAAGCAAAATTTCCTCGTGATGTCGATCAAGTCTTGATCGCTCTCAACGAATGCCACGAGAAACTTGGCTTGGCCGTGACCGATACGCTCCATGAAAAGCTATCCGCCATCAAAAGCGGTAAAGCGAAGCAAAGCGTGCAAACGTTAATGGCTCGCGAGAACCAACCAAGCGTTGATCAAGCCGACGCACTCCTCCAAGTCTTGGATGCTCGCTTAGCACGTGCCGAACGAAACATCCTTTAG
- a CDS encoding DUF6493 family protein — protein sequence MIEALETAVLNKDPQKIVEILSTAREEERAEAQRPLKTLWLAKGIDTYILRSVHTDLNEEHPDVLKKRAQYKLTPMDKRSRNYDYQLGYIAWLAWFGVADQAHCSIYSSVPDYEAESAQIMADRQPPWLEQWTEEVTSPSGRDKGRTVSASYWVLLYQHGLLSRVDRKFLVMDWTDNSLPHAFEKQPEATQKLLREVPDVIDHLYEVPSSRWALSVPKTWEPLIHWLNEEGLLDRPRMTTACLEALNEPLNKTERNSCIIFAKSAMGKPNPKSRKDSLLFQPQWIGLLSDAQAVVAGFALDQLLQIEKEKKLNGAEVVVELPNIFQHKPKGHARKAVALLDRLAKQADLRVEAVRGLTFALAHPAKEVQEDAIAGLAVHLENSDEDALDAIRLHLETVAPTLRARLETLLPSTETVGTSTLEAPSTEDLGDQAERIAAVDETSAQRFALPQAVAALDSHQLAEPGQWRMNEIRVLDHYEAIPPIETVDELVQVTSAAVEALECPDTLDRIVDGIIRLHKEKPKHFPALTKSLRNRACQPIMSRPLRGMLGGYSGESMTRLIVAWLKEKGVLSELMEPNGFPPAEFLWEVSERLRQNTIYPLLSTPTHRGGWIDPVAWVRRLETVEASEADIMDSDMVRSLLRLAPDRRDEAWQLVDDDASPLSPRMKQLVNVAIKPTDTFDDLKLDDRWSIQVWIAAIRARDPWIDLKNHLPAEEIAQVPVELWRLPDVLKPANYQWKAVEATKGGARYLRPIKWSAMAEEDRNPLEDEINQLKESLSGEAISPENIQTIMEISNAESQLGRHFGFLTAKLNDLKVAHAPMYVYAYLATIWPMKLDWYWSRSTLCLVDRIESGSSVEERYAQFLLPLFEPDRCVTTMAARALWIATASKDTNAKAMAIEAWVELMNSDRCHIQLLVDAWNDVYAGGWMKLSRVVDVLTEATSAGPLPAWISAKLIATFLARQTNLPRESAKLLELLDECHQRLGLAIDDSLREKLLTVKSGKAKSFAKSLLGREDLPTPQRTEALSQALEARLARAERFGER from the coding sequence ATGATCGAAGCCCTGGAAACTGCTGTTCTAAACAAAGATCCTCAGAAGATTGTCGAGATCCTTTCTACGGCCAGGGAAGAAGAACGAGCCGAGGCGCAGCGTCCCCTTAAGACATTGTGGTTAGCCAAGGGAATCGACACTTACATTCTTCGTAGTGTGCATACCGATCTGAACGAAGAGCATCCCGATGTTCTCAAGAAACGTGCGCAATACAAGCTCACGCCGATGGACAAGCGTAGCCGCAACTACGATTACCAACTCGGGTACATTGCGTGGCTGGCCTGGTTTGGAGTAGCAGATCAAGCGCACTGTAGCATCTATTCGTCGGTTCCCGATTACGAGGCCGAGTCCGCCCAGATCATGGCCGATCGACAGCCCCCGTGGCTTGAGCAGTGGACTGAAGAAGTCACCAGTCCGTCAGGCCGCGATAAAGGGAGAACCGTCAGCGCTTCCTATTGGGTACTTCTCTATCAGCATGGCTTGCTGTCCCGCGTCGATCGGAAGTTCCTCGTCATGGACTGGACCGATAACAGTTTGCCACATGCTTTCGAGAAGCAACCAGAAGCAACCCAGAAACTGCTACGTGAAGTCCCAGACGTCATCGATCACCTCTACGAAGTCCCCAGCAGTCGATGGGCTCTTTCGGTGCCGAAAACTTGGGAACCACTCATTCACTGGCTTAACGAAGAAGGCTTGCTCGATCGCCCTCGAATGACGACGGCCTGCTTGGAAGCACTCAACGAACCACTCAACAAAACCGAACGCAACAGTTGCATCATCTTTGCCAAATCGGCAATGGGCAAACCAAACCCCAAAAGCCGCAAGGATTCGCTTCTCTTCCAGCCGCAGTGGATCGGACTTCTTTCCGACGCCCAAGCGGTGGTCGCTGGCTTTGCACTCGATCAACTGCTGCAAATCGAGAAGGAGAAGAAGCTCAACGGCGCGGAAGTCGTCGTCGAGCTTCCCAACATCTTCCAACACAAACCCAAGGGGCACGCTCGAAAGGCCGTCGCCCTCTTGGATCGCTTGGCGAAGCAGGCCGATCTACGTGTCGAGGCCGTACGTGGCTTAACGTTCGCCTTGGCTCACCCAGCCAAGGAAGTGCAAGAGGATGCCATCGCAGGGTTGGCCGTGCACCTGGAGAACTCCGACGAAGATGCCCTCGACGCAATTCGCTTGCATCTCGAAACGGTCGCCCCCACACTTCGCGCTCGCCTCGAAACTCTTTTGCCGAGCACGGAAACGGTGGGCACCAGCACACTCGAGGCACCTTCCACAGAAGACCTGGGAGATCAAGCGGAGCGAATCGCTGCCGTCGATGAGACCTCAGCCCAACGGTTCGCGCTGCCCCAAGCCGTGGCAGCCCTCGACTCGCATCAGCTGGCCGAGCCAGGCCAGTGGCGGATGAACGAAATCCGCGTACTCGATCACTACGAAGCGATCCCGCCGATTGAAACGGTCGACGAGTTGGTGCAAGTTACTTCGGCCGCAGTTGAAGCCTTGGAATGCCCCGACACACTCGATCGAATCGTTGATGGCATCATTCGTTTACACAAAGAGAAACCGAAGCACTTCCCTGCCCTTACCAAGTCGCTTCGCAATCGGGCCTGCCAACCAATCATGTCACGCCCTTTACGCGGCATGCTGGGAGGTTACAGCGGTGAGTCGATGACGCGGTTGATCGTCGCCTGGCTGAAAGAGAAAGGGGTACTCAGTGAATTGATGGAACCCAATGGCTTCCCGCCGGCTGAGTTTTTGTGGGAAGTCTCCGAGCGGCTTCGCCAGAACACGATTTATCCGCTCCTCTCAACGCCCACGCACCGCGGCGGCTGGATCGATCCGGTGGCATGGGTTCGCCGGCTGGAAACCGTCGAAGCGAGCGAAGCCGACATCATGGACAGCGACATGGTTCGTTCCCTCCTACGCCTGGCCCCCGACCGTCGAGATGAGGCCTGGCAGTTGGTTGACGACGATGCCAGTCCCTTATCGCCACGCATGAAACAGTTGGTCAACGTTGCGATCAAACCGACCGATACCTTCGACGATCTCAAGCTCGACGATCGCTGGTCGATTCAAGTTTGGATTGCCGCGATTCGAGCCCGTGATCCGTGGATTGATCTTAAGAACCATCTTCCTGCTGAAGAGATCGCTCAAGTGCCCGTTGAACTTTGGCGACTTCCCGACGTCTTGAAGCCAGCCAACTACCAGTGGAAAGCGGTCGAAGCGACCAAAGGGGGCGCACGTTACCTCCGTCCGATCAAATGGTCGGCGATGGCAGAAGAAGATCGTAATCCTCTCGAAGACGAAATCAACCAACTCAAAGAATCGCTCAGCGGAGAGGCGATCAGCCCCGAGAACATTCAGACCATCATGGAGATCAGCAACGCGGAAAGCCAACTTGGGCGCCACTTCGGATTTCTCACCGCAAAGCTCAACGATCTGAAAGTCGCCCATGCGCCGATGTACGTCTACGCTTATCTCGCTACCATCTGGCCTATGAAGCTCGACTGGTACTGGAGTCGCAGCACGCTCTGCCTGGTCGATCGAATCGAAAGCGGCAGTAGCGTCGAAGAACGATATGCCCAGTTCCTGCTTCCCTTGTTCGAGCCCGATCGCTGCGTTACGACGATGGCTGCGCGGGCCTTGTGGATTGCCACCGCCAGCAAAGACACCAACGCCAAGGCCATGGCAATCGAAGCCTGGGTCGAGCTGATGAACAGCGATCGATGCCACATCCAATTGCTCGTCGATGCCTGGAACGATGTCTACGCTGGCGGGTGGATGAAGCTCAGCCGCGTGGTTGACGTCCTTACTGAGGCCACCTCTGCCGGGCCGCTGCCGGCGTGGATCTCGGCCAAGTTGATCGCCACCTTCCTCGCTCGACAAACAAATCTCCCCCGAGAGTCCGCCAAGCTCTTGGAACTTCTCGACGAATGCCACCAACGCCTCGGTCTGGCCATCGACGATTCGCTCCGCGAGAAGCTTCTCACCGTAAAAAGCGGAAAGGCAAAATCGTTCGCCAAATCGCTTCTCGGCCGTGAAGACCTACCCACTCCGCAGCGAACGGAAGCTCTTTCTCAGGCCCTCGAAGCTCGCCTGGCCCGTGCGGAGAGATTTGGCGAACGGTAA
- a CDS encoding sigma-70 family RNA polymerase sigma factor, protein MADATELLERINAGDQKAGDQLFPLVYDQLRALAAKHLQGESSAHTLQPTALVHEAYLRLIRPERNSQNGNGHSSSQPQDPAIRYLNAPLADQSHFFAAASQAMRRILVDHARHKKRLKRGAAWSRVPIDLNQLPAETDRLDTPDYLLSLDEALTKLAGVDPTAAELVHLRYFAGLSVQQAATALGISERTAHRTWNFAKAWLYDRISGKEP, encoded by the coding sequence ATGGCCGACGCCACCGAGTTGCTGGAGAGGATCAACGCAGGGGACCAAAAGGCAGGCGACCAATTATTCCCGTTGGTCTACGATCAACTTCGAGCGCTGGCAGCGAAACATTTGCAAGGGGAATCATCAGCTCACACGCTCCAACCAACTGCCCTTGTCCATGAAGCGTACCTTCGGCTAATCCGACCGGAACGAAACAGCCAGAATGGAAATGGGCATTCCTCGTCTCAGCCGCAAGATCCCGCGATACGCTATCTCAATGCCCCACTGGCCGATCAATCGCATTTCTTCGCGGCCGCATCCCAAGCCATGCGGCGAATCTTGGTCGATCACGCACGACACAAGAAGCGTCTAAAACGAGGCGCTGCGTGGTCGCGCGTTCCAATCGACCTGAATCAGTTGCCAGCGGAAACCGATCGGCTCGATACGCCCGACTATTTGCTTTCGCTCGACGAAGCCCTGACCAAACTTGCCGGAGTCGATCCGACCGCGGCTGAACTGGTACACCTGCGTTACTTCGCAGGCCTATCGGTTCAACAGGCCGCGACGGCCTTGGGAATATCCGAGCGAACGGCTCATCGGACTTGGAATTTCGCGAAAGCTTGGCTGTACGACAGGATTTCGGGAAAAGAACCATAA
- a CDS encoding bifunctional serine/threonine-protein kinase/formylglycine-generating enzyme family protein yields MREKKLFFEAIDIADPARRASFLRQACQGNSELRRRIDALLAAADSIGNFLEPALSSEAASAEKGGSAQKTNVRANPASPSVSLDFLEPPTSKQFIGKLGYYDIISLLGHGAFGIVLKAFDRRLHRQVAIKVLAPQLATTSPPRKRFIREAQSCAKVRHPNVVHLYDITGKPTPFIAMELIEGQTLQDRIDDAGPLEIAEVIEIAEQLASGLEAAHAVGLIHRDIKPSNILIENRIKLRVVLTDFGLARAVDDASLTQSGVLAGTPIFMSPEQAQGQTLDYRSDLFSLGSVFYVMITGRMPFRSRSTVGVLQRVVQNQARPISELAPDCPPWLEQLVNRLHEKSRDNRIQSATELRQIIESRGKSSTPRPTPQPVSSPVEQATPSSHHKLLIGGGIAAMSILALTIGLLAFNRQDPAEASSTQPPDPPEAVVAAATPEPSPQKKEPLAAHWQHLAADAPTPAITPFDREAALKHQTEWAEYLGVPVEFTDALGIKFRLIPPGEFMMGTSAQDIQSRRHHVEDEVFWKACLLSEAPQHHVALTKPFYLATTEVTQNQFESIMSQNPSYFQAGGEKQELLSNPAAVTLNFPVEGITWQQTQQFLRRLARRLGITPDQPTYRLPTEAEWEFACRGGTQTTYWTGDQIDSLFDQENHSNYAGGITDVGSFQSNPFGLYDMSGNVHEYVQDRWDSRYDIAPDGPTTIDPLGPTNENLTNRVARGGDFWWWAYHSRSAYRIYVDEKERSGYTIGFRLACDIEAYPAVVKPTIATAPVTDFSELHAASLDQLKTWLDSLHGKFVPQRINVRWGSPETKFDAVAINDSGNPRWQVDFFDDDRGAGRNFNQMRRTHDIYWKVLFPSADTPPLQGPGLKIWWRTLQDSATWNVMQRELQPAVDQSKRDGWLPMSLAYTESGGGKNSAYVHHHFPGIGNQSFVGLTLAQFQQKVPQFRDRKWRLHVFQMQVGTSEPKVSCVFRENLDQLAWDVSFELTQSQYEQELIRRRFAGWYPTCVGSYMQDGIANYLVAWEKLATADQAPPPPQRDPGAFGQ; encoded by the coding sequence ATGCGTGAGAAGAAGCTCTTTTTCGAGGCAATCGACATCGCCGATCCTGCGCGGCGGGCCAGCTTTCTGCGCCAAGCATGCCAAGGAAACAGCGAGCTCCGTCGACGAATCGATGCGTTGTTAGCCGCAGCCGACAGCATCGGCAACTTCCTTGAGCCCGCCCTTTCTTCCGAAGCGGCATCGGCCGAGAAAGGAGGCTCCGCTCAGAAAACGAACGTACGTGCCAATCCAGCGAGTCCCTCGGTTTCGCTCGACTTTTTGGAACCACCTACCAGTAAGCAGTTCATCGGCAAGCTGGGGTATTACGACATTATCAGTTTGCTTGGCCACGGGGCGTTCGGCATCGTACTAAAAGCGTTCGATCGGCGACTCCATCGGCAAGTCGCCATCAAAGTTCTCGCCCCGCAACTCGCGACCACGTCGCCTCCGCGCAAACGCTTTATTCGCGAGGCGCAATCTTGTGCGAAGGTGCGTCATCCCAACGTGGTACATCTGTACGATATCACCGGCAAGCCCACTCCGTTCATCGCGATGGAGCTAATCGAAGGACAGACCTTGCAAGATCGGATCGATGACGCCGGTCCGCTGGAGATCGCCGAAGTTATCGAAATCGCGGAACAACTCGCCTCTGGCTTGGAAGCGGCCCACGCCGTCGGCCTCATCCACCGCGACATCAAACCCAGCAACATCCTGATCGAGAATCGGATCAAGCTCCGCGTAGTGCTCACCGACTTCGGTCTCGCTCGCGCGGTGGATGATGCCAGCTTAACGCAATCTGGCGTCCTGGCTGGCACACCGATCTTTATGTCCCCCGAACAAGCCCAAGGCCAGACACTCGACTATCGCTCGGACTTGTTCAGCCTTGGCAGTGTGTTCTACGTAATGATTACCGGACGGATGCCGTTCCGTTCGCGCAGTACCGTCGGTGTCTTACAGCGCGTCGTCCAAAATCAGGCCCGGCCAATCTCCGAGCTCGCTCCCGATTGCCCGCCCTGGCTCGAACAACTCGTCAATCGCTTGCATGAAAAGTCACGCGACAATCGCATTCAGTCTGCCACCGAGCTTCGCCAGATCATCGAAAGCCGCGGCAAGTCATCGACGCCTCGACCAACACCGCAGCCAGTTTCCTCGCCCGTGGAACAAGCCACACCAAGCTCGCACCACAAGCTGCTCATTGGTGGTGGGATCGCTGCGATGTCGATTCTGGCTTTGACGATTGGCCTGCTGGCCTTTAACCGACAAGATCCCGCGGAGGCCTCTTCAACCCAACCGCCTGATCCGCCGGAAGCTGTCGTCGCCGCAGCCACCCCTGAACCTTCGCCACAAAAGAAAGAACCGCTGGCAGCCCACTGGCAACATCTTGCTGCCGATGCGCCTACTCCGGCCATCACACCTTTCGACCGTGAAGCGGCCTTAAAGCACCAAACCGAATGGGCCGAGTACCTGGGCGTGCCGGTCGAGTTCACCGACGCCCTCGGAATCAAATTCCGCTTGATCCCGCCCGGCGAGTTTATGATGGGAACGTCGGCTCAAGACATTCAAAGTCGCCGTCATCATGTCGAGGACGAAGTGTTCTGGAAGGCCTGCTTGCTCAGCGAAGCACCGCAGCATCACGTCGCCCTGACGAAACCATTCTACCTCGCCACCACCGAGGTCACGCAGAATCAGTTCGAGTCGATCATGTCGCAGAATCCTTCCTACTTTCAAGCCGGGGGCGAGAAGCAGGAACTTCTGTCCAATCCCGCAGCGGTGACCCTCAACTTTCCGGTCGAGGGCATCACTTGGCAGCAAACGCAGCAGTTCCTCCGGAGACTGGCAAGGCGACTTGGCATCACGCCAGATCAGCCCACCTATCGACTCCCCACCGAAGCAGAATGGGAATTCGCCTGTCGAGGCGGTACCCAAACGACTTATTGGACCGGAGATCAAATTGACTCGCTGTTCGACCAAGAAAATCATTCCAATTACGCCGGCGGCATTACCGATGTCGGATCCTTTCAATCGAATCCCTTCGGACTGTACGACATGTCTGGCAATGTTCACGAATACGTCCAAGATCGTTGGGATTCACGTTACGACATTGCGCCGGACGGGCCCACAACGATCGATCCGCTTGGTCCTACAAACGAGAATCTGACCAATCGTGTTGCCCGCGGAGGTGATTTCTGGTGGTGGGCCTATCACTCCCGTTCCGCCTACCGCATCTATGTCGATGAAAAAGAACGCTCTGGTTACACCATCGGTTTTCGCCTGGCTTGCGACATCGAAGCTTACCCTGCTGTGGTGAAACCGACGATTGCTACGGCCCCTGTGACCGACTTCTCTGAGCTCCATGCAGCGTCGCTCGATCAACTGAAAACATGGCTCGATTCGCTGCATGGCAAGTTCGTTCCGCAGCGGATCAATGTTCGCTGGGGGTCGCCAGAAACGAAATTCGATGCCGTCGCGATCAACGATTCGGGAAACCCTCGGTGGCAAGTCGACTTCTTCGACGACGATCGTGGTGCCGGACGCAACTTCAACCAAATGCGACGCACGCACGACATTTATTGGAAGGTACTTTTCCCGTCGGCTGACACACCACCGCTTCAAGGCCCAGGCCTGAAAATCTGGTGGCGAACCTTGCAAGACTCAGCTACCTGGAACGTGATGCAGCGTGAACTACAGCCAGCCGTCGATCAATCGAAACGCGATGGCTGGTTACCAATGTCACTCGCCTACACCGAGTCAGGTGGAGGTAAAAACAGTGCCTACGTCCACCATCACTTCCCAGGCATTGGTAATCAAAGTTTCGTCGGTCTCACGCTTGCACAATTTCAACAGAAAGTCCCGCAGTTCCGTGACCGCAAATGGCGCCTTCATGTCTTCCAAATGCAAGTCGGGACCAGCGAGCCAAAGGTCTCGTGCGTCTTTCGCGAGAACCTCGACCAGCTTGCTTGGGACGTATCGTTCGAACTGACCCAATCGCAGTACGAACAAGAACTCATCCGACGTCGTTTTGCTGGCTGGTATCCGACCTGTGTTGGTTCCTACATGCAGGATGGTATCGCTAACTACCTGGTGGCTTGGGAAAAACTGGCAACCGCCGATCAAGCCCCGCCTCCGCCTCAACGTGATCCTGGAGCCTTCGGCCAGTAA